A window of the Bacillota bacterium genome harbors these coding sequences:
- the murB gene encoding UDP-N-acetylmuramate dehydrogenase: MVRGDVRWSEPMSRHTSFRVGGPADLYVRPADFPSLQAALAILAEAELPVLVVGLGTNLLVRDGGIRGAVVSTARLSGWRVEGVRLVAWSGTPLPALARGAARAGMSGLEFAAGIPGTLGGAVIMNAGAHGMCLGEVIEQVTVLDGDGCMLLGREDLGLGYRDSRLRREKMVVTEAVLCLRSSSRAEVEARTMELLEVRRRTQPRGVPSAGSFFRNPPGVAAGFLIERAGCKGMRVGGAEVSPVHANFLVNRGGATAGDVLALAARVRERVAERFGIWLEPEVEIVGEEPAI; the protein is encoded by the coding sequence ATGGTGCGGGGAGATGTCAGGTGGTCGGAGCCCATGAGCCGCCACACCTCCTTCCGGGTGGGGGGGCCGGCAGACCTGTACGTGCGCCCCGCGGATTTCCCCTCACTCCAGGCGGCACTTGCCATCCTGGCCGAAGCCGAGTTGCCGGTGCTGGTGGTGGGACTGGGCACCAACCTGCTGGTCAGGGACGGGGGCATCCGCGGGGCGGTGGTGTCCACGGCCCGCCTGAGCGGGTGGCGGGTGGAAGGCGTCAGGTTGGTGGCATGGAGTGGCACTCCCCTTCCCGCCCTGGCCCGCGGGGCCGCCCGGGCCGGCATGAGCGGCCTGGAGTTTGCGGCCGGGATACCGGGAACCCTGGGAGGCGCCGTGATCATGAACGCAGGTGCCCACGGGATGTGCCTGGGAGAAGTGATCGAGCAGGTCACCGTGCTGGATGGGGACGGCTGCATGCTCCTGGGCCGGGAGGACCTGGGGCTCGGTTACCGGGACAGCCGCCTGCGTCGCGAAAAGATGGTGGTCACTGAGGCCGTACTGTGCCTGCGTTCCTCCTCCCGTGCCGAGGTGGAAGCGCGTACGATGGAACTGTTGGAGGTGCGCCGCAGGACCCAGCCACGGGGGGTGCCGTCGGCGGGCAGTTTCTTCCGCAACCCCCCCGGAGTGGCGGCCGGTTTTCTGATCGAGAGGGCGGGGTGCAAGGGGATGCGAGTGGGAGGAGCGGAGGTTTCCCCGGTGCACGCCAACTTCCTGGTCAACCGGGGCGGAGCCACGGCCGGCGACGTCCTGGCCCTGGCCGCCAGGGTGCGTGAGCGGGTGGCGGAGCGGTTTGGTATCTGGCTGGAGCCGGAAGTGGAAATCGTGGGTGAGGAGCCGGCGATCTGA
- the murC gene encoding UDP-N-acetylmuramate--L-alanine ligase: MPRVHFVGIGGAGMSALAHVLIEMGYEVSGSDLVSSEATRRLASQGATIFQGHRAEQVGNPDLVVVSAAVPAGNPEVEEARARGLPILGRSELLARLMAERDGVGVAGAHGKTTTASMVAVCLERAGFDPTVLIGGELNDAAATSRLGRGRYLVAEVDEYDGTILLLEAYVALVTNIDDDHLERYRYSMDELMAAFRRFLEQVRPDGAAVACLDSPYVRRALNGYGRRLITYALNGEADYSAQDIQLQPGGSRFTAWFRGRRLGEVRLSVPGRHNVQNALGAIAACSFLGVEFPSAREALASFRGVRRRFETLGIERGIRVVDDFAHHPAEVEATLRAARQEAGEGRVVCLFQPHRYTRTQILHRAFGPALVLADLVGVMDIYPAAETPIPGVTGELVAQAVRDQGKEAPFLPSPGEALAWLQSTARPGDLVLVMGAGDVWKLGKEFLRHLRGGGSVGTGAGPSA, encoded by the coding sequence ATGCCCAGGGTGCATTTCGTAGGGATCGGCGGGGCCGGCATGTCGGCCCTGGCTCATGTCCTCATAGAGATGGGGTATGAGGTGAGCGGGTCGGACCTGGTGTCCAGCGAGGCCACCCGGCGCCTGGCCAGCCAGGGAGCTACCATTTTTCAGGGCCACCGGGCCGAGCAGGTGGGAAATCCCGACCTGGTGGTGGTTTCGGCCGCAGTTCCTGCGGGTAACCCGGAGGTCGAAGAAGCACGCGCCCGCGGGTTACCCATCCTGGGGAGGTCGGAATTGCTGGCCCGCCTGATGGCGGAGAGGGACGGGGTGGGGGTGGCGGGCGCCCACGGCAAGACCACCACCGCTTCCATGGTGGCGGTGTGCCTGGAGCGTGCCGGGTTTGACCCCACCGTCCTCATCGGAGGAGAACTGAACGACGCCGCCGCCACTTCCCGCCTGGGCCGCGGGCGTTACCTGGTGGCAGAGGTGGACGAATACGATGGTACCATCCTCCTCCTGGAGGCCTATGTGGCCCTGGTTACCAACATTGACGACGATCACCTGGAACGTTACCGGTATTCCATGGATGAGTTGATGGCAGCGTTCCGCCGCTTCCTCGAGCAGGTGCGTCCCGATGGCGCCGCGGTGGCCTGTCTGGACAGCCCCTACGTGCGGCGGGCTCTGAATGGATACGGCCGTCGGCTCATCACGTATGCCCTCAACGGCGAGGCCGATTACAGCGCCCAGGACATCCAGCTCCAGCCGGGGGGATCGCGGTTCACCGCCTGGTTCCGCGGCCGGCGCCTGGGAGAGGTAAGGCTCTCGGTGCCGGGCAGGCACAACGTCCAGAATGCCCTGGGAGCCATAGCGGCCTGTTCTTTCCTGGGAGTGGAGTTCCCGTCTGCCCGGGAAGCGCTGGCCTCCTTCCGCGGGGTCAGGCGGCGTTTTGAGACCCTGGGGATAGAGAGGGGGATAAGGGTGGTGGACGACTTTGCCCACCACCCGGCCGAGGTGGAGGCCACCCTGCGGGCGGCGCGCCAGGAAGCGGGTGAAGGACGGGTGGTGTGCCTGTTCCAACCCCACCGTTACACGCGTACCCAGATATTGCACCGGGCATTCGGGCCGGCCCTGGTCCTGGCCGACCTGGTAGGGGTCATGGACATCTACCCGGCGGCGGAAACGCCCATCCCGGGTGTGACCGGGGAACTCGTCGCGCAGGCAGTGCGCGATCAGGGGAAGGAGGCACCGTTTCTGCCCTCGCCCGGAGAGGCTCTGGCGTGGTTGCAGTCAACCGCCCGGCCCGGTGACCTGGTACTGGTCATGGGAGCCGGCGACGTGTGGAAGCTGGGAAAGGAGTTCCTCAGGCACCTGCGGGGGGGCGGATCGGTTGGAACAGGTGCTGGCCCGTCTGCGTAG
- a CDS encoding FtsQ-type POTRA domain-containing protein, translating into MRTFGGHAGRTRVTWCLLLLLAVAVVLAFAQSRYAMLREVSVRGTSRLDPGQVAEFSGLRPGQSVFSLRPARVAARLRSLPWVKEAGIRWAWPGRAVIWVSERTPVALVPHHDRFLVVDAEGRVLTTTEEASPWGLPLVTGPVPAEPMAGQFLTDQGILAALACVEAFPQSGRERVAEVHASEKGELVVYDLDGVPALLGLPDAYLPEKVRVLVAIWDDLRRQGGRAEYVDIRDHSRAIVKPAQGG; encoded by the coding sequence ATGCGGACGTTCGGGGGACATGCTGGTCGGACAAGGGTGACCTGGTGCCTGTTACTGCTGCTGGCCGTGGCGGTTGTCCTGGCCTTTGCCCAATCCCGCTACGCCATGCTGCGGGAAGTGAGCGTGCGTGGCACCAGCCGTCTCGACCCCGGCCAGGTGGCGGAGTTTTCCGGGTTGCGCCCGGGACAGAGCGTCTTTTCCCTGCGCCCGGCCCGGGTGGCTGCTCGCTTGCGTTCCCTTCCCTGGGTGAAGGAGGCGGGGATACGCTGGGCCTGGCCCGGGCGGGCGGTCATCTGGGTGAGCGAGCGCACCCCGGTGGCTCTCGTGCCCCATCACGATCGCTTCCTGGTGGTGGACGCCGAAGGCCGGGTCCTCACCACCACCGAGGAGGCCAGTCCCTGGGGATTGCCGCTGGTCACCGGGCCGGTCCCCGCCGAACCGATGGCCGGGCAGTTCCTCACCGACCAGGGCATCCTGGCGGCCCTGGCCTGTGTGGAAGCTTTCCCGCAGTCGGGACGGGAGAGAGTTGCCGAGGTGCACGCCAGTGAAAAGGGCGAGCTGGTGGTTTACGACCTGGACGGTGTCCCTGCCCTCCTTGGGTTGCCGGATGCCTACCTCCCCGAAAAGGTGCGGGTGCTGGTGGCCATCTGGGACGACCTCCGGCGCCAGGGGGGGCGGGCCGAGTACGTGGACATTCGCGACCACAGCCGGGCCATCGTCAAGCCCGCCCAGGGGGGGTGA
- the ftsW gene encoding putative lipid II flippase FtsW, with product MRSVRARAVSPQPGSPDPLLFLAVVCLVTLGIVMVASSSAAKSLETLGDRFYYLKRQAVWAVLGLVGALFTSRLKYWHWISLARPALVVTIILLVLVLIPGVGRTSREAQRWLGYGSLAFQPSEMAKVTITIFAAYHLSRREGIARDFWRGVVPLLFWIGLAAALILEQPDLGTAVTVGGTLFLALITAGARLSHVVLLGAAAVPVTFWAIFAEEYRRRRFLAFLDPWADPQGSGFHIIQALYALGCGRLFGVGLGQSRQKLWYLPEEHTDFIFAIIGEELGVIGAVTVVALFFLFTWRGFRAAMHAPDTFSSLLAAGLTGMIALQAVVNIGVVTAMLPVTGIPLPFISYGGSSLVFSLAAAGIVLNVSRYTRPSG from the coding sequence GTGAGGAGTGTGCGGGCGCGGGCGGTTTCCCCCCAGCCCGGCAGCCCCGATCCCCTGCTTTTTTTGGCCGTGGTGTGCTTGGTAACGCTGGGTATCGTCATGGTGGCCAGTTCGTCGGCGGCCAAGTCCCTGGAGACTCTGGGCGACCGCTTTTACTACCTGAAGCGCCAGGCGGTGTGGGCGGTCCTGGGACTGGTGGGCGCCTTGTTCACTTCCCGCCTGAAGTACTGGCACTGGATCTCGCTGGCGCGTCCCGCCCTGGTGGTCACCATCATCCTGCTGGTGCTGGTGCTCATCCCCGGGGTGGGGCGGACATCCCGGGAAGCCCAGCGCTGGCTGGGGTACGGATCCCTCGCCTTTCAGCCCTCCGAGATGGCCAAGGTCACCATCACCATATTTGCCGCCTACCACCTTTCCCGCCGGGAGGGGATAGCGCGGGACTTCTGGCGGGGGGTGGTGCCCCTGCTCTTCTGGATCGGCCTGGCGGCTGCCCTCATCCTGGAACAGCCCGACCTGGGCACGGCGGTGACGGTGGGGGGGACTTTGTTCCTGGCCCTGATCACCGCCGGGGCCCGCCTTTCCCACGTCGTCCTGCTGGGCGCGGCGGCGGTGCCCGTCACCTTCTGGGCCATCTTCGCGGAAGAGTACCGCCGCCGGCGCTTTCTGGCCTTTCTCGATCCCTGGGCTGACCCGCAGGGGTCGGGATTCCATATCATACAGGCCCTGTACGCCCTGGGATGCGGGCGCCTGTTCGGGGTGGGCCTGGGGCAAAGCAGGCAGAAGCTCTGGTACCTTCCGGAGGAGCACACCGACTTCATCTTCGCCATAATAGGGGAAGAGCTGGGGGTGATCGGGGCCGTCACGGTGGTCGCCCTGTTCTTTCTTTTCACCTGGCGCGGGTTCCGGGCAGCCATGCACGCACCGGATACCTTTTCCTCGCTGCTGGCGGCGGGGTTGACCGGGATGATCGCGCTGCAGGCGGTGGTGAACATCGGGGTGGTCACGGCCATGTTGCCCGTTACCGGTATCCCCCTGCCCTTCATCAGCTACGGCGGTTCTTCCCTGGTGTTCTCCCTGGCCGCGGCGGGCATCGTGCTCAACGTCTCCCGGTACACCCGTCCCTCCGGGTGA
- the murF gene encoding UDP-N-acetylmuramoyl-tripeptide--D-alanyl-D-alanine ligase: protein MLFTVEEACRILDGRLIPPGAGSPAEASGMGQREILAVTHDSRRVNPGTLFVAIPGAATDGHLFLEDAFARGAVAALVSREPQRPAGGPCLLVPDTVLALGKLALSHRLRFSPVVIGITGSLGKTSTKDMAASVLGTRYRVLKNEGNLNTEVGVPLTLFGLDATHEVALIEMAMRGRGQIAYLAGLARPRMGVVTNVSESHLELLGSIEEVARAKAELVAALPPDGTAILNGDDPRVRRMGERFPGRVVYFGLGAGCEVRASGVRSLGDRGSRFLLHLGEEVGEVFLPVPGRHQVPNALAAAAVGWALGLSLVEIVRGLENPALSGMRMEVVRLGGVTVLNDAYNASPTSTSAALETLMDIPGRRHLAVLGDMLELGPRAIPGHREVGRLVARLGLDYLLTVGTLSRHLVEAAREEGMPGERITSVDSAREAAELVNGLLGEGDVVLVKGSRGMKLEQVVAALRQRWGQA from the coding sequence CCCGGCGGAGGCCAGCGGGATGGGGCAGCGGGAGATCCTGGCCGTAACCCACGACAGCAGGCGGGTCAACCCGGGAACCCTCTTCGTGGCCATACCGGGTGCCGCCACGGATGGTCACCTCTTTCTGGAAGACGCCTTTGCGCGGGGGGCGGTGGCTGCCCTGGTCTCCCGCGAACCTCAGCGACCGGCGGGTGGACCCTGCCTGCTCGTGCCCGATACGGTGCTGGCCCTCGGCAAGCTGGCCCTCTCTCACCGCCTGCGTTTTTCCCCGGTGGTCATAGGGATCACAGGCTCCCTGGGGAAAACCAGCACCAAGGATATGGCAGCCTCCGTGCTGGGGACGCGCTACCGGGTGCTGAAGAACGAAGGGAACCTGAACACTGAGGTGGGGGTTCCCCTGACCCTATTCGGTCTGGATGCCACCCACGAAGTGGCCCTGATCGAGATGGCCATGCGGGGGCGGGGGCAGATAGCCTACCTGGCTGGCCTGGCACGGCCCCGAATGGGCGTGGTTACCAACGTCTCCGAGAGTCACCTGGAACTCCTGGGGTCGATTGAGGAGGTGGCGCGGGCCAAAGCCGAACTGGTGGCCGCTTTGCCCCCGGACGGTACTGCCATCTTGAACGGTGACGACCCCCGGGTGCGCAGGATGGGGGAGCGGTTCCCGGGGCGGGTGGTGTACTTTGGCCTGGGCGCCGGGTGCGAGGTGCGGGCCTCGGGTGTGCGATCCCTGGGCGACCGGGGCAGCCGTTTCCTTTTGCACCTGGGGGAGGAGGTGGGGGAGGTGTTCCTGCCCGTTCCCGGCCGCCATCAGGTGCCGAATGCCCTGGCGGCGGCGGCCGTGGGGTGGGCGCTGGGCCTTTCCCTGGTGGAGATCGTGAGGGGTTTGGAAAACCCCGCTCTGTCGGGGATGCGCATGGAGGTTGTGCGGCTGGGCGGGGTGACTGTGCTGAACGATGCGTACAACGCCAGCCCCACCAGCACGTCCGCCGCCCTGGAGACTCTCATGGATATTCCGGGGCGGCGTCACCTGGCTGTGCTGGGAGACATGCTGGAACTGGGGCCCCGCGCCATCCCCGGTCACCGGGAAGTGGGCAGGTTGGTGGCCCGCTTGGGGCTGGACTACCTGCTCACGGTGGGCACCCTTTCCCGCCACCTGGTGGAAGCCGCCCGCGAGGAGGGCATGCCAGGGGAGCGGATCACGTCGGTGGATTCCGCCCGGGAGGCGGCCGAACTGGTGAACGGCCTGCTGGGAGAAGGCGATGTGGTGCTGGTGAAGGGGTCCCGGGGTATGAAGCTGGAACAGGTGGTGGCCGCACTGCGGCAGAGGTGGGGGCAGGCATGA
- the murG gene encoding undecaprenyldiphospho-muramoylpentapeptide beta-N-acetylglucosaminyltransferase: MPMYEGGGGVAGELRIVLTGGGTGGHIYPALAVGRVLREEYGAQLLYVGSRGSMEAELVPREGIPFEGITVTGLRGKSPGQVVAGAGRAALAVGQALAILGRFRPRAVLGTGGYVTGPVVLAAILRRIPAVLQEQNVVPGATNRVLSRFCRAVCVPYAQCLVHFPSRAVLVVTGNPVRPQVVTRTREEGCRALGLDPRRPTLLVLGGSRGARRVAEAAVDALPAVREAHPDLQVLIIAGRDYYPEARSRLGRVEAGGHVRLEPYVYNMEDALAAADLVVGRAGAMTVAEVTVRGLPAILIPSPNVVGRHQDYNARQLEKEGAARVIPDDNLDGQALAAVVNTILGDASLRGAMAAGSRRLGKPDAARRVAEVVVQAARE, encoded by the coding sequence ATGCCTATGTACGAAGGCGGTGGTGGCGTGGCAGGCGAACTCAGGATTGTGTTGACGGGCGGAGGGACGGGCGGTCACATCTACCCGGCGCTGGCGGTGGGCAGGGTGCTCCGCGAGGAGTATGGCGCCCAGCTCCTTTACGTGGGCAGCCGCGGGAGCATGGAGGCCGAGCTGGTGCCCCGGGAGGGTATCCCCTTCGAGGGGATAACGGTCACAGGCCTGCGGGGCAAGTCACCGGGGCAGGTGGTCGCGGGTGCGGGGCGGGCCGCCCTGGCGGTGGGACAGGCCCTGGCCATCCTGGGGCGCTTCCGTCCCCGCGCGGTGCTGGGGACGGGCGGGTACGTGACGGGTCCGGTGGTGCTGGCCGCCATCTTGCGGCGCATCCCGGCCGTGCTGCAGGAGCAAAACGTGGTCCCCGGTGCCACCAACCGGGTGTTATCACGCTTTTGCCGGGCGGTGTGCGTACCCTACGCCCAGTGTCTGGTGCACTTCCCCTCGAGGGCCGTCCTGGTAGTGACCGGGAACCCTGTCCGCCCCCAGGTGGTAACCCGTACCCGGGAAGAGGGGTGCCGGGCCCTGGGGTTGGATCCACGGCGCCCTACGCTCCTCGTGCTGGGAGGAAGCCGGGGGGCCCGGCGGGTGGCGGAGGCTGCGGTGGACGCACTTCCTGCCGTGAGGGAGGCTCACCCGGATCTGCAGGTCCTGATCATCGCCGGCCGGGACTATTACCCCGAAGCCCGTTCCCGGCTCGGTCGGGTGGAGGCGGGGGGGCACGTGCGGCTGGAGCCCTACGTCTATAACATGGAAGATGCCCTGGCGGCAGCGGACCTGGTGGTGGGGCGCGCCGGGGCCATGACGGTAGCGGAGGTGACGGTGCGAGGCCTGCCCGCCATCCTGATCCCTTCCCCGAACGTGGTAGGGCGTCACCAGGATTACAACGCCCGCCAGCTCGAAAAAGAGGGGGCGGCCCGGGTGATCCCGGATGACAACCTGGATGGACAGGCCCTCGCCGCTGTCGTGAATACCATACTGGGGGATGCATCCCTCAGGGGAGCGATGGCCGCCGGTTCCCGCCGGCTGGGGAAGCCCGATGCTGCCCGGCGGGTGGCAGAAGTGGTGGTGCAGGCCGCCCGGGAGTAG
- a CDS encoding DUF881 domain-containing protein: protein MRSRGAQVAVALVMLVLGLMLALQYRVQQRAATDLAHRRTEELVELLQKAETERRRLEQEVAELRNTVSRLTQGQAAFQALQEELAKAQMLAGLVPVKGPGVTVTMDDSKRPIQKGQDINAFLLHDEDVLRVVNELFAAGAEAMSLNGQRVIATTEVRCAGPTISVNRVMTAPPIVIQAIGDPDVLERALRMRGGVVESLSFWGIEVTVKKEAEVTIPAYSGSLRFQYGRVAQTGGK from the coding sequence TTGCGCTCTAGGGGAGCACAGGTCGCGGTTGCCCTGGTGATGCTGGTGCTGGGGCTGATGCTGGCCCTCCAGTATCGGGTGCAGCAGCGGGCTGCTACTGACCTGGCCCATCGCCGCACGGAAGAACTGGTGGAACTCCTGCAGAAAGCCGAGACGGAACGGCGCCGCCTGGAGCAGGAAGTGGCGGAACTGCGCAACACCGTCTCCCGGCTCACGCAGGGGCAGGCGGCATTTCAGGCTCTCCAGGAAGAACTGGCCAAGGCCCAGATGCTGGCCGGGCTGGTGCCGGTGAAGGGGCCGGGGGTCACCGTTACCATGGACGATTCCAAGCGGCCCATCCAGAAAGGACAGGACATCAACGCCTTCCTCCTGCACGACGAAGACGTGCTCCGTGTGGTCAACGAGCTCTTCGCTGCGGGGGCCGAGGCCATGTCCCTGAACGGGCAGCGGGTGATAGCCACCACGGAGGTGCGCTGCGCCGGCCCCACCATATCGGTGAACCGGGTGATGACGGCGCCGCCCATCGTCATCCAGGCCATAGGAGATCCCGATGTGCTGGAGAGGGCCCTGCGGATGCGGGGCGGGGTGGTGGAGTCCCTGTCCTTCTGGGGTATCGAGGTGACGGTGAAGAAGGAAGCCGAAGTGACCATCCCCGCTTACAGCGGGAGCCTGCGCTTCCAGTACGGGCGGGTGGCCCAGACGGGAGGAAAGTGA
- the murA gene encoding UDP-N-acetylglucosamine 1-carboxyvinyltransferase has translation MERFVIEGGHRLSGTVLVSGSKNAVLPMMAAAVLTRERCTLRGVPGLRDVSVMRQILERLGVEVGWRPDGTLEMWARELGTCEVREELSRQMRSSIFLMGPLLARAGKVRVAYPGGCAIGPRPIDLHLRGLEALGARLRERHGYIYGEATRLRGQEIHLDFPSVGATENIMMAAVLARGVTVIRNAAKEPEIVDLQNFLNAMGARVTGAGTDFIRIEGVSELGGCQHHVIPDRIEAGTMMVAAAVTGGEVVVSGVIPEHLESITAKLKETGASVSPVGPGQLLVKGPERPRATDFKTLPYPGFPTDMQPQVMALMCLAEGTSVITETVFENRFKHADELRRMGAQIRVEGRTAVVKGVPILFGAAVESTDLRSGAALVLAGLAAEGVTTVEDTSHIDRGYDRLEAKLAGLGARIERVAG, from the coding sequence GTGGAACGTTTTGTTATCGAGGGAGGACACCGCCTCTCTGGAACCGTTCTGGTCAGTGGTTCCAAGAATGCCGTACTGCCCATGATGGCGGCGGCGGTACTTACTCGGGAGAGGTGCACGTTGCGGGGCGTACCCGGTCTGCGAGACGTCTCCGTGATGCGCCAGATCCTGGAGAGGCTGGGGGTAGAGGTGGGGTGGCGCCCCGACGGGACCCTGGAAATGTGGGCCAGGGAACTGGGGACGTGCGAGGTACGCGAGGAACTCAGCCGGCAGATGCGTTCCTCCATATTCCTGATGGGGCCGCTCCTGGCTCGTGCCGGTAAGGTCAGGGTTGCTTACCCCGGGGGTTGTGCCATCGGACCCCGCCCCATCGACCTGCACCTGCGCGGGCTGGAGGCCCTGGGAGCGCGACTCCGGGAACGCCACGGATACATTTACGGAGAGGCAACCCGCCTGCGGGGGCAGGAGATCCATCTGGATTTCCCCAGCGTGGGGGCCACGGAAAACATCATGATGGCGGCGGTGCTGGCCCGCGGGGTTACCGTGATCAGGAACGCGGCCAAAGAACCAGAAATCGTGGACTTGCAGAACTTCCTCAACGCCATGGGGGCCCGTGTCACCGGGGCGGGCACCGACTTCATCCGCATCGAGGGGGTTTCGGAATTGGGTGGATGCCAGCATCACGTGATCCCCGACCGCATTGAAGCGGGGACCATGATGGTGGCGGCCGCCGTCACCGGCGGAGAGGTGGTCGTCTCCGGGGTGATCCCCGAGCACCTGGAGTCGATCACCGCCAAGCTCAAGGAGACCGGGGCGAGCGTGTCGCCGGTGGGGCCGGGTCAGTTGCTGGTGAAGGGACCGGAGAGGCCGCGGGCCACCGACTTCAAGACGCTGCCCTACCCGGGGTTCCCCACGGACATGCAGCCCCAGGTGATGGCCCTTATGTGCCTGGCCGAGGGGACGTCGGTCATTACGGAGACGGTGTTCGAGAACCGCTTCAAGCATGCCGACGAACTGCGCCGCATGGGCGCCCAGATCAGGGTGGAAGGTCGGACCGCCGTGGTGAAGGGTGTGCCGATACTGTTCGGGGCCGCGGTGGAATCCACCGACCTGCGGAGCGGGGCAGCCCTGGTCCTGGCGGGCCTGGCCGCAGAAGGGGTGACCACGGTGGAGGATACTTCCCACATCGACCGCGGCTACGACCGCCTGGAGGCGAAGCTGGCCGGTCTGGGTGCCCGCATCGAGCGCGTGGCCGGCTGA
- a CDS encoding small basic family protein: MWIPLAALVVGVLLGASIPLQIPIFYGRYLSVALLAALDSSFGGLRAGLEGKYDNTVFISGFFLNALLAAGLTYVGDRLGVELYFAALVAFGIRIFNNLGAIRHLLLATWRKRHQQPAKRGV, encoded by the coding sequence ATGTGGATTCCTCTGGCGGCGCTGGTGGTGGGGGTCTTGCTGGGGGCGAGCATTCCCCTGCAGATCCCCATCTTTTACGGCCGATACCTGTCCGTGGCCCTGCTGGCTGCCCTGGACTCTTCCTTCGGCGGGCTGCGGGCAGGGCTGGAAGGGAAGTACGACAACACTGTCTTCATAAGCGGGTTTTTCCTCAATGCCCTTCTGGCGGCCGGGCTCACTTACGTGGGGGACCGCCTGGGAGTAGAACTCTACTTTGCCGCCCTGGTAGCGTTCGGCATCCGCATATTCAACAACCTGGGAGCCATCAGACACCTCCTGCTGGCAACCTGGCGGAAGCGGCACCAGCAACCGGCCAAGCGAGGCGTTTAA
- the mraY gene encoding phospho-N-acetylmuramoyl-pentapeptide-transferase produces the protein MMIGVQPLVAAWVFALVAGALLVPVLRRLKAGQVVRSDGPRSHAGKAGTPTMGGLVFLLALSAAGLAWGPRTGSLYLLLFSTWSFGMLGWADDFLKVVARRPLGLRGRYKVAGQLALATAIVAVALNLGRGTIVEVPWYGPLDLGPAYWVLGMLVVLAGANAVNLTDGLDGLAAGATACSFLAYGLIAWSLGEEDLVTFCLATVGALVGFLRYNVYPARVFMGDTGALALGAALGTCAILTRTELLLLFIGGLYVVEALSVILQVFWFHTFGRRILRMSPLHHHFELVGWPEPRVVEFFWACSALCAFLGLLVWRGMG, from the coding sequence ATGATGATCGGCGTGCAGCCGCTGGTGGCGGCGTGGGTGTTTGCTCTGGTGGCGGGTGCCCTGCTGGTCCCCGTGCTGCGCCGCCTCAAGGCCGGACAGGTGGTGCGGAGCGACGGACCCCGCAGCCACGCGGGCAAGGCCGGCACCCCCACCATGGGAGGGCTGGTGTTCCTGCTGGCCCTTTCGGCGGCCGGGCTCGCGTGGGGGCCGCGGACCGGATCCCTGTACCTGCTCCTGTTCAGCACCTGGTCTTTCGGTATGCTGGGCTGGGCCGATGATTTCCTGAAGGTGGTGGCCAGGCGACCGCTGGGACTGCGAGGCCGTTACAAGGTGGCGGGTCAACTGGCCCTGGCCACGGCCATAGTGGCGGTTGCCCTGAACCTGGGCAGGGGTACCATCGTGGAGGTGCCCTGGTACGGTCCCCTCGACCTGGGCCCGGCTTACTGGGTGCTGGGGATGCTGGTGGTGCTGGCGGGGGCAAACGCCGTCAACCTCACCGACGGGCTCGACGGCCTGGCGGCGGGAGCGACCGCCTGTTCCTTCCTGGCCTACGGGCTTATAGCCTGGAGCCTGGGAGAGGAAGACCTGGTGACGTTCTGCCTGGCCACCGTGGGCGCGCTGGTGGGTTTCCTGCGTTACAACGTCTACCCCGCGCGGGTATTCATGGGGGATACGGGAGCCCTCGCCCTGGGGGCGGCTCTGGGCACCTGTGCCATCCTCACCCGCACCGAGCTCCTGCTCCTTTTCATCGGGGGGCTGTATGTGGTGGAGGCGCTGTCCGTCATCCTGCAGGTTTTCTGGTTCCACACCTTCGGCCGCCGCATCCTGCGCATGAGCCCGCTCCACCACCATTTCGAGCTGGTGGGATGGCCGGAACCCCGCGTGGTGGAATTCTTCTGGGCCTGTTCGGCGCTGTGTGCGTTCCTGGGGCTCCTGGTGTGGCGGGGGATGGGGTGA